Part of the Methylomonas sp. AM2-LC genome, CCGCGCCTAATGGAAATTATTTTCGACATTAACGCTCACTTCATGGCTGAAGTATCAGCACGCTGGCCTGGTGATAATGATCGCATGGCACGTATGTCTATCATTGAAGAAGGTCGTGATAAAAAAGTACGCATGGCATATCTGGCTATCGTTGGTAGTTTTTCTGTTAATGGCGTTGCTGAATTACACTCAAAATTACTGCAGGAAGGTTTATTCAGAGATTTTTATGAATTGTGGCCTTACAAATTTAATAATAAAACCAATGGCGTTACGCCAAGACGTTGGTTAGCTGCCTGCAATCCTGATTTGGCAGAATTGATTACAGCCACTATTGGTGATGAATGGATCACTAATTTATCAGCTCTGGCTAAATTACGTCCGTTTGCTGAAGATGCCACATTCAGAAAAAAATGGGCTGAATTAAAACGTGCCAACAAACAACGCCTAGTCAATTACAAAAAAGACGAACATGACATTGAAATCAATGTCGATGCATTATTTGATGTTCAGGTTAAACGTATTCATGAATACAAGCGCCAAATTCTCAATGTTTTGCATGTTATCTACCTATATGACTGTATCAAACGTGGTGAAACTAAAAACTGGGTACCACGCTGTGTTTTAATTGGTGGCAAAGCCGCGCCTGGTTATGCCATGGCAAAAAAATCCATCAAACTGATCAACAACGTAGCAAACGTCATTAACAATGATCCGGCTATCGGTGACAAACTTAGACTGGTATTTATGCCTAACTATCGCGTCTCTGCAATGGAAAAAATTTGTCCTGGCGCTGATTTATCCGAACAAATATCGACTGCTGGCAAAGAGGCTTCTGGCACCGGAAACATGAAATTCATGATGAATGGTGCTTTAACCATTGGCACCTTAGACGGAGCCAACATTGAAATTCGTGAAGAAGCGGGAGAAGAAAATTTCTTCCTATTTGGCCTGACCGAATCTGAAGTTGAAGCCATGCATCAACATTACAACCCTCAAGCCATCATTAATCAGGATTCTGAATTACAAAATGTTATGCGTCTGTTGGAATGCGGCCATTTTAATCAGTTTGAACCGGGTATTTTTGATGACATTATTGCGGCACTTAAAAGTCCGCACGACCCCTGGATGACTATTGCCGACTTCCGCAGCTATATTGAAGCCCAAAAACGCGTGGAGCAGGCTTACAGAGATCAAGATCGTTGGACAAAAATGAGCATTCTGAATACAGCAGCCAGCGGTAAGTTTTCTACTGATCGGACAATTAGCGAATACAACCAGGAAATATGGAAACTTACCCCGGTTAATGT contains:
- a CDS encoding glycogen/starch/alpha-glucan phosphorylase, whose product is MPHRVFRKSTPKSDITKLPKLGLDKKHFIADFKHYYSHRLGRDEHCRSPHYAYEALSLAISDRLVERWKNTYNTYKDLDCKRAYYLSMEFLIGRSLSNAMLNLGVDNAVKAALYDLGLEAEELVDSEVDAGLGNGGLGRLAACFIDSCATLQLPVTGYGLRYEYGMFTQQIVNGEQVELPDHWLRMGNIWEIERPEYMARVKFGGRTQSHIDEKGNKRTTWLDTHDVLAMPYDTPVPGYKNGTVNTLRLWKAIATEEFNLQEFNEGDYAEAVAQKNTAENITMVLYPNDANENGKALRLQQQYLLASASLQDVIANWVGRHGNNFTHFAEKNCFQLNDTHPSIAVAELMRLLLDLHGLAWKDAWAITCKTMAYTNHTLLPEALERWSVSLMENLLPRLMEIIFDINAHFMAEVSARWPGDNDRMARMSIIEEGRDKKVRMAYLAIVGSFSVNGVAELHSKLLQEGLFRDFYELWPYKFNNKTNGVTPRRWLAACNPDLAELITATIGDEWITNLSALAKLRPFAEDATFRKKWAELKRANKQRLVNYKKDEHDIEINVDALFDVQVKRIHEYKRQILNVLHVIYLYDCIKRGETKNWVPRCVLIGGKAAPGYAMAKKSIKLINNVANVINNDPAIGDKLRLVFMPNYRVSAMEKICPGADLSEQISTAGKEASGTGNMKFMMNGALTIGTLDGANIEIREEAGEENFFLFGLTESEVEAMHQHYNPQAIINQDSELQNVMRLLECGHFNQFEPGIFDDIIAALKSPHDPWMTIADFRSYIEAQKRVEQAYRDQDRWTKMSILNTAASGKFSTDRTISEYNQEIWKLTPVNVEKNQ